From Candidatus Poribacteria bacterium, one genomic window encodes:
- a CDS encoding PIG-L family deacetylase → MYIMVIGAHPDDSEFSCGGTMIKFGRRGDVVKAVSVTNGNKGHFADEYKVDPGKLAARRISEARKAAETIGAEFETLDVNDGEVYVTEELTERIVRLIRSFGPEGEGPDLVIINRPVDYHRDHRYTSQLVLDATYMLTVPLFCPDTPHLRRMPIFAYWWDRFEEIKPFRPDIVVPIDDVIEHKINMLMAHESQVFEWLPYNSGRLDQVPSDPEGRREFLARSVRSRGERVKDGCRERIRELFGDREIKYAEAFQISQYGRQPSEEELRGLFPI, encoded by the coding sequence ATGTATATTATGGTCATAGGAGCTCATCCGGATGATTCCGAGTTCAGCTGTGGAGGGACGATGATAAAGTTCGGGCGAAGAGGGGATGTCGTCAAGGCGGTTTCCGTCACCAACGGAAATAAGGGACATTTTGCCGATGAATATAAAGTCGATCCGGGAAAGCTAGCCGCGCGGAGGATCTCCGAGGCGAGAAAGGCGGCTGAGACGATAGGAGCCGAGTTCGAGACGCTCGACGTTAACGACGGGGAAGTATATGTAACCGAGGAGTTGACTGAGAGGATTGTCCGATTGATCCGTTCATTCGGTCCCGAAGGCGAGGGGCCTGATCTGGTGATCATAAACCGTCCCGTGGATTATCACCGCGATCATAGATACACCTCCCAGCTTGTGCTCGATGCGACCTATATGCTTACCGTCCCCCTCTTCTGTCCTGACACACCCCATCTGAGGAGAATGCCGATATTCGCTTATTGGTGGGATAGATTCGAGGAAATAAAACCTTTCAGGCCAGACATAGTTGTACCCATAGATGACGTTATAGAGCACAAGATCAACATGCTGATGGCCCATGAATCTCAGGTTTTCGAATGGCTGCCGTATAATTCCGGAAGGCTCGATCAGGTGCCTTCTGATCCCGAAGGTAGGAGGGAATTCCTCGCTCGCAGTGTCAGATCCAGAGGGGAAAGGGTCAAAGATGGATGTCGGGAGAGGATAAGGGAACTGTTCGGTGATCGGGAGATCAAATATGCCGAAGCGTTTCAGATAAGCCAATATGGGAGGCAACCAAGTGAGGAGGAACTGAGGGGATTATTCCCGATATGA